A single genomic interval of Syntrophobotulus glycolicus DSM 8271 harbors:
- a CDS encoding bifunctional cobalt-precorrin-7 (C(5))-methyltransferase/cobalt-precorrin-6B (C(15))-methyltransferase, with protein MPRINIVGIGPGDRKTMTEEAVGAIQNSRYLIGDKRVLEPFEHFRKEMFYSSNVKEINNYLTGLGQEEEASVLVSGDVGFYSLAKRLLETGKREEIRLICGLSSLQVFCSRLGIPWQDVNVLSLHGRDGNVLNRVMRHRTVFIMTGGSCTPAAVCRELCRSGLETVRVSVGENLSYPGERITTGTAEALAEEDFAELSVMLVFNNSPVQGELTTSGLPDGMFIRGDAPMTKQEIRAVVLSKLQLAAGDTVYDIGAGTGSVAVEMALRLTEGTVFAIEKEPGAVDLLQQNKQKFAAYNLHILQAAAPEGLAALPCPDKAFIGGSGGRLKDILDLVYAKNPRARVVLTAITLQTLTQAAAYYEGRTDLKAEIIQVGISKAQKLGGYHLLTGQNPVFVITAESGALA; from the coding sequence ATGCCCAGAATCAATATTGTCGGGATCGGACCCGGCGACAGGAAGACAATGACGGAGGAAGCCGTAGGGGCCATTCAAAACAGCCGCTATCTGATCGGGGACAAGCGGGTCTTAGAACCCTTTGAACATTTCCGGAAAGAGATGTTTTACTCCAGCAATGTCAAGGAAATCAACAACTATTTGACCGGCCTGGGGCAAGAGGAAGAAGCGTCTGTCCTTGTTTCCGGGGATGTCGGCTTTTACAGCCTGGCCAAGCGCCTGCTGGAGACCGGAAAGCGGGAGGAGATCAGATTGATTTGCGGTCTCAGCTCTCTGCAGGTATTTTGTTCCCGACTCGGGATACCCTGGCAGGATGTCAATGTCCTGAGCCTGCACGGGCGAGACGGCAATGTCCTGAACCGGGTGATGCGGCATCGGACTGTTTTCATCATGACCGGAGGTTCCTGCACGCCGGCGGCGGTGTGCAGGGAACTCTGCCGGTCCGGGCTGGAAACTGTCCGGGTCAGTGTCGGAGAAAACCTGTCTTATCCGGGGGAGCGGATCACGACGGGGACTGCGGAAGCCCTGGCTGAGGAAGATTTTGCCGAGTTAAGCGTAATGCTGGTGTTTAACAACAGCCCGGTCCAAGGGGAGTTGACCACCTCCGGGCTGCCGGACGGGATGTTCATTCGGGGAGATGCCCCCATGACCAAACAGGAGATCCGGGCGGTCGTCCTGTCCAAGCTGCAGCTTGCCGCCGGTGATACAGTTTATGATATCGGCGCGGGGACTGGTTCGGTAGCGGTGGAGATGGCCTTGCGGCTTACGGAAGGTACGGTGTTTGCGATCGAAAAAGAACCGGGGGCAGTGGACCTTCTTCAGCAGAACAAGCAGAAGTTTGCCGCGTATAACCTGCATATTCTTCAGGCTGCCGCTCCGGAAGGACTGGCCGCGCTTCCTTGTCCCGACAAGGCTTTTATTGGGGGGAGCGGTGGTCGGCTAAAGGATATCCTGGACCTGGTTTATGCCAAAAACCCCCGGGCCAGGGTAGTGCTCACGGCCATTACGCTGCAGACGCTTACTCAGGCTGCCGCTTATTATGAGGGCAGGACTGACCTTAAAGCGGAGATCATCCAGGTCGGGATTTCCAAAGCCCAAAAACTTGGCGGTTATCACTTGCTGACCGGCCAAAATCCGGTGTTTGTGATTACGGCGGAAAGCGGGGCCTTGGCATGA
- a CDS encoding sirohydrochlorin chelatase, which produces MTGILILAHGSREKETEETLENIVGMVKRILGLKYVEKAFLQFSETNLEQGLNKLIGQGIKDIKVIPYFLFEGVHIKEDIPKEINEFLQGYSDVRITFGRTLGTDNRLAEVLADRVKEVI; this is translated from the coding sequence ATGACGGGTATTTTGATACTGGCCCACGGGAGCAGGGAAAAAGAGACGGAAGAGACTCTGGAAAATATTGTGGGTATGGTGAAACGAATTCTGGGTTTGAAGTACGTGGAAAAAGCTTTCCTGCAATTTTCCGAAACCAACCTGGAGCAAGGACTAAATAAACTCATTGGGCAGGGGATCAAAGACATTAAAGTTATTCCTTATTTTCTTTTTGAAGGCGTCCATATCAAAGAAGATATTCCCAAGGAGATCAATGAATTTTTACAGGGTTATTCCGATGTCCGGATCACGTTCGGACGGACTCTGGGTACGGATAACCGGCTGGCCGAAGTACTGGCGGACCGGGTGAAGGAAGTCATTTAG